GTTCCGGCTGCGGTCGAGGCGGGGACCGCCGCTTTCGATCAGGCCGAGGCGACCGGCTCGCCGCTTCACCTCGCCAGCAAGATCCCACCGTCAGCCGTCCGCGATGTCCTGCCGCTCGATCTCTCGATCGTCGATTGGGGGACGCCCCCGTCGACGCCGACCAAGCCCTGAGCGGGGCCGCGCTGGCAGGCCGACGCTCCATCCGCCCGGGTCCTTGCTGCGTCGCGGGCCTTCGGCGCAGGACCGGCGGCCACGCCTGCCAGCCCCGATCAGGGTCCGTGCCGTCAGGGCCCGACCCCCACCGACGCTCGTCAGCCGCCCGCGTCGAGGCCGGCGACGAGATGGTCCAGCTGCTCGAACTGCTCGCCCCACCCGCTTGTGCTTCCGGACGCCATCGCCGCGTCGAGCGCGTCCTTCGAGGGATAGAGGTCGCGCACGACGACCCGCGTGCGGCCGTCGATCTCCTCGAAGGTGACGGTGGTGATGGCCCCGTCGCCACCGCCCTCCTCGTTGGTCCAGACGAGGCGGGAACAGGGTGTCACCTCGATATATCGGCCGACGAACGCCATGGGCCGGTCCGAGGACGGATGGCCCATGACCAGCCGGTAGGTGCCCCCGGTGCGGATATCGGCTTCGAAGGAGATCAAGGAGACTCCGAACGATCGGGGCGCCCACCAGCGCTGGAACAGCTCCGGCCTCGTCCATGCGTCGAACACGATGCGCGCCGGACCGTCGACGATCCGCGTCACCACGAGTTCCCGGTCCGATATCCGCTCGACCGTCGTGCCGGCCTTCCCGGCGGCGGCCTCATTCGGTTGGCTCGCATCCATCGGCCGTCTCCCTCTGCTTCAGTTCCTCGACGATGTGGTCCAGCGCGTCGAAACGCGAGGCCCAGAGCTTGCGGTAATCCTCGATCCAGGCCGTCTCGTCCGCGAGCCGGCTGCGGCCGAGCCTGCAGGTCCGCACGCGTCCGGCCTTCCGCGTCGTGACCAGCCCCGCCTCCTCCAGGATGCCGACATGCTTCTTCATGCCCGTGAGGGTCATCTGGAACGTGTCGGCGAGTTCCGTGATCGAGGCATCCCCGCGCCCGAGCCGTTCGAGCACGCCCCGACGCGTGGCATCCGAGAGCGCCGCGAAGGAGACGTCGAGGCGCGCTGCTAGAAACTGAACCATGTGGTTCAGTTTCTAGCAGGCCGGGCGACATCCTTCAAGGGACCGGGTCCGGGAGGGGGCCTCGCCCTGCCCGCCCAGACATCCCCGCCGCGTCCTACGCGACCTCCGCCAGATCCCCGAACAGCGACAGCACCACGGGGCGTCGGTCGAGGTTGTAGGTCGCCGCCTCCCGGGCGGCGCGGCCGAACCGTTCGGCGACCGCCACCAGGGCGGCGAGCCGGGCCGGCGGCTCGTCCCGGCGCCGGTCGAGCTCGCCCGAGACGAAGCGCAGCACCGCGTCCTGGGCCGCCTCGAACCGCGCCTCCGCGTCCCGGCCCGCCAGGGTCTCGGCCAGCTTGAGCACCCGGCCCCAGTCGGGATTGCGCGCCCGCGCCAGCAGGGTCTCGACCTCCGCCACGAGGCCGGCTGTGACCGGATCGAGCAGCGCCAGCGCCCGGGCGACCGAGCCCTCGCACAGGGAGAGCGCGCGGGCGAGGGCCGCATCCTCGGGCTGAGGGAAGGGCGCGGGCAGGGCGCGCACCACCCGGGCGACGTCCTCGGCCGCGAGCGGGCGCAGCATCAGCGCCCGGCACCGGGAGCGGATCGTCGGCAGCAGGCGGCCGGGCTGGTGGGACAGGATCAGGAACAGCGCCCGCGGCGGCGGTTCCTCCAGCACCTTGAGCAGGGCGTTGGCGGCGTTGGCGTTCAGGTCCTCGGCGCTGTCGAGGATGCAGACCCGCCAGCCGGAATCCGCGGCCGTCGTGGCGAACAGGTCCAGCGCCCGGCGGACCATGTCGACGGAGATCTTGGTCGGCAGCGCCTTGGCGCCGGCCGTCCGGTGGCGGCGCAGGGCCACGAGATTCGGGTGCGATAGGCCCGCGACCTTGCCGGCGACGGGATCGTCCGCCGCCACGTCGAGCCCGGGCGGACCCCCGCCCCCGGGATGGGCGAGCAGGCGCCGCGCGACCCGGTAGGCCAGGGTCGCCTTGCCGATGCCGGGGCCGCCGCCGATCAGCCACGCATGGTGCAGGCGCCCGGCGGCGATCGCGCCCGCGAAGGCATCGGCGGCGGCCCCGTGGCCGACGAGACCGAGGGTCTCGCGCGGGCGCGGGATGCCCGGCAGGTCCCCGGGCTCGACGTCGTCGGCGGCGCGATCGATGGGCTTCATGGCGGCTGCCTACCGCGATGGGGCCGACAGGGGATAGGCCGATAGGGGCACGCGTTCACGCCGCATCGCCGCGGCTGCCCTCCCCCGGAAGCAGGTCGGGCAGGCGGGCCGCGACGGTCGCGCGGATCGCGGCCTCGACCGAATCGGGATCGCGGGCCGCGTCGATCACCGCGCAGCGCGCCGGCTCGGCCCGGGCGATCGCCAGGAATGCCTCCCGCAGCCGCACGTGGAAGTCGAGGGCTTCGGCCTCGAACCGGTCGGCCCCTTCCCCGGTCCCATTCCCGCCCCCCTGCCCCGCTCCCCGGGCGGCCGCGCGGGCGAGGCCGGCCTCGGGGGCCAGGTCGAGGATCAGGGTCAGGACCGGCCGGGTCGGGCAGACGACGACCCGCTCCAGGGCGGCGATGAGGCCGGGCTCCAGGCCCCCCGCGGCGCCCTGGTAGGCCCGGGTCGAGTCGATGAACCGGTCGCACAGCACGGTCTCGCCCCGCTCGAGCGCCGGGCGGATCAGCCGGTCGAGATGGTCGATCCGGGCGGCGCTGAACAGCAGGGCCTCCGCGAAGGGGCCGTAGGGCTTGGCGACGCCGTCGAGCAGCGCCGCGCGGATCTCCTCGGCCCGGGGCGAGCCGCCGGGCTCCCGGGTCACGCACACGCCCCGGCCGGACCGGGCGCGCAGGGTCGCGGCGAGGCGGGCGACCTGGGTCGACTTGCCGGCCCCCTCCCCGCCCTCGAAGGTGATGAAGGCGCCCCGCGCCTCCGCGGGATCCTCGAACCGCGGCACGATCACGCGCGCGGGGTCACGACGGGTTGGCGGCCCCGGCCCCGCCCCTGTCGCCGGCCTTGTCGCCGCTCCTGTCGCCCCCCTTGCCCGCCCGGTCCAGGGCCTTGCGGACGAGCCCGGTGCCGAATTCCAGCGCCGCGTCCATGGCCCGCTGCGGCAGCGTGCCGGGCTCCACGGCCGCGCCGGCATAGAGCGGCTGGTCGAGCGCCACCGCGTCGCCCCGCTGGATCCGCAGGGCGCCGACCCGCTGCCCCTCCTCCACCGGCGCGACGAGCGGCCCGGTATAGATCACCTTGGCGCTGACCCGGTCGCTGGAGCCGCGCGGCAGCAGCACCCGCACGGGCTTCTTCGCCACCAGGGGTACCGAGCCGGACTGGCCGCCGAACACCGAGGCCTCCGCGACCGTCTCGCCCGGCGCGAAGACCTGCCGGGGCTCGAAGGCCCGGAACCCCCACTCCATCAGCTTGCGCGACTCGGAGGCGCGGTCCCGGGCGGTCTTGAGCCCCGAGACCACCAGCACGAGCCGCTGGCCGTTCTGCACCGCCGAGCCGGTGAGCGCGTAGCCGGATTCCTCCAGGTAGCCGGTCTTCAGCCCGTCCGCGCCGATGTCGAGGGCGAGCAGCGGGTTGCGGTTCTGCTGGCGGATCTTGTTCCAGGTGAACTCCTTCTCGGCGAAGATCTTGTAGTAGTCCGGATAGGTGTCGATGATGTGCAGCGCGAGCTTCGCCATGTCCCGGGCCGTGACCTTCTGGTCGGGCGCCGAGTAGCCGGTGGCGTTGCGGAAGGTCGAGTTCGTCAGCCCGATCTCCTTGGCGCGCTGGTTCATCAGCCCGGCGAAGGCCTCCTCGGACCCGGCCATGTTCTCCGCGATGGTGATGGCCGCGTCGTTGCCCGACTGCACGATCAGGCCGCGGAGCAGGTCCGACATCTTGATGCGGCTGTTGACCTGCGCGAACATCGACGAGCCGCCGCCGCCCGCCCCGCCGCGCTTCCATGCGTCCTCGGTGACGGTGAATTCCGTGTCCATCGACAGGCGGCCGGATTTCAGCGCCTCGAACACGATGTCGGTGGTCATCAGCTTGGCCATGCTGGCCGGCGAGAACCGCTCGTCGGCGGCCTTCTCGAACAGGACCGAGCCGGAATCGGCGTCGATCAGGATCGCGTGGGGGGCGGCGGTCTGGAAGCCCTGCGCGGCAACGCCGGCGAGGCCCGCCCCGAGCGCGCAGGCGGCCGCGAGAAGGGTGAGAAAGGTCCTGCGCATCACCGTCGCGTCCCGCGCCTGTCCACCGGCCGAGGAAACCCCGCCCGCATCCGGATAACAAGCGTGACCATATTACGGTTTCGGCGCCGGATCGAATGCGAAATGCCGCATCGGCACCGGACGCCGTCCGCCCGGCCGGGCCGCGTCCGTCCTCAGTAGATCCCGGCCAGGCGGGCGTTCTTCGTCCCGGCGGGGCCCGCCGCGCGACCCGCCATCGCCGGCTTGGCGGCGCCGGCCTTGGGGGCCGCACCGGCCTTCCCGGGGGCGCCCGCCTGGGCGAGCGTGCCGGCCCTGGGCGGGGCTCCGCCGACGGGCGCGGCCGCCTTGGACGGGACCGCGGCGAGGCGCGCCAGGGCGAGCTTGGCGGAGGCGGGCATCGCCGCGGCGGGCGCCTTGGCGAGTTGCGTCGCGCCGGGCACGGGATGCCCGGTCCCGACCGCCTTCGGGGCGGTTCTGGCGGCCGCAGGCATGGCCTCATGCCCGGCCCTATTCCCGGCCGCATGACCGGACGGCGGGGCGGCCTGGGCCAGAGCCGGGTTGAGACCCGCAACCTTCACACCCGCGGCCGGCACGCCCGCACCCCTGGAGCCCGCCTCCCGGGCCGCGGCGACCTGCACGGGCGCCGGGCGGAAGTCCCGCACCGGCGGGGCCGTGGGCTGCACCGCCGCCGGGACCGACACGGCGGCCGCGGCGAGCACGATCGGTGCGCGCACCGGCGCCCGCTCGGGCCGGGCGGCCGGAGTCGCGGCGGGCTCCTCACGCTCTTGGACACGCTCTTGAGCGGGCTTGAAGGCGAGGGGCTCGGGGGCCGAGCGTGCGTAGCGCTCGGGCTCCTCCGACGGGCCGAGATCGGCCACCATCACGGCGGAGCGCCCGGCCGGGCGCCCGTCGGTGCGCAGGCTGGCCAAGAGCTTGCGGTCGTCGCTGCCGGCGACCGAGGCCTTGCCGACATACTCGACCCGCACCCGCGCGGTGCCCTTGCGGTGGAAGCCCAGGGCATCGGCCGCCTCCTCCGAGACGTCCATGACCCGGCCCGCGTGGTAGGGGCCGCGGTCGTTGACGCGGACCACCATCGAGTAGCCGTTGTCGAGGTTGGTCACCCGGGCGTAGCTCGGCAGCGGCAGGGTCGGGTGGGCGGCCGCGATCGAGTGGCGG
The sequence above is drawn from the Methylobacterium mesophilicum SR1.6/6 genome and encodes:
- a CDS encoding septal ring lytic transglycosylase RlpA family protein, which translates into the protein MVRTTLPRPARLALRLMAVSGVALATANCATSPQQKLAAAGNGVDPKYGVKASPRLYNEGDMIPKGGGRRYTGKPYVVAGQTYVPKENPNGYVREGLASWYGSAFHGRMTANGEVFDRHSIAAAHPTLPLPSYARVTNLDNGYSMVVRVNDRGPYHAGRVMDVSEEAADALGFHRKGTARVRVEYVGKASVAGSDDRKLLASLRTDGRPAGRSAVMVADLGPSEEPERYARSAPEPLAFKPAQERVQEREEPAATPAARPERAPVRAPIVLAAAAVSVPAAVQPTAPPVRDFRPAPVQVAAAREAGSRGAGVPAAGVKVAGLNPALAQAAPPSGHAAGNRAGHEAMPAAARTAPKAVGTGHPVPGATQLAKAPAAAMPASAKLALARLAAVPSKAAAPVGGAPPRAGTLAQAGAPGKAGAAPKAGAAKPAMAGRAAGPAGTKNARLAGIY
- a CDS encoding D-alanyl-D-alanine carboxypeptidase family protein; protein product: MRRTFLTLLAAACALGAGLAGVAAQGFQTAAPHAILIDADSGSVLFEKAADERFSPASMAKLMTTDIVFEALKSGRLSMDTEFTVTEDAWKRGGAGGGGSSMFAQVNSRIKMSDLLRGLIVQSGNDAAITIAENMAGSEEAFAGLMNQRAKEIGLTNSTFRNATGYSAPDQKVTARDMAKLALHIIDTYPDYYKIFAEKEFTWNKIRQQNRNPLLALDIGADGLKTGYLEESGYALTGSAVQNGQRLVLVVSGLKTARDRASESRKLMEWGFRAFEPRQVFAPGETVAEASVFGGQSGSVPLVAKKPVRVLLPRGSSDRVSAKVIYTGPLVAPVEEGQRVGALRIQRGDAVALDQPLYAGAAVEPGTLPQRAMDAALEFGTGLVRKALDRAGKGGDRSGDKAGDRGGAGAANPS
- a CDS encoding DNA polymerase III subunit delta', producing the protein MKPIDRAADDVEPGDLPGIPRPRETLGLVGHGAAADAFAGAIAAGRLHHAWLIGGGPGIGKATLAYRVARRLLAHPGGGGPPGLDVAADDPVAGKVAGLSHPNLVALRRHRTAGAKALPTKISVDMVRRALDLFATTAADSGWRVCILDSAEDLNANAANALLKVLEEPPPRALFLILSHQPGRLLPTIRSRCRALMLRPLAAEDVARVVRALPAPFPQPEDAALARALSLCEGSVARALALLDPVTAGLVAEVETLLARARNPDWGRVLKLAETLAGRDAEARFEAAQDAVLRFVSGELDRRRDEPPARLAALVAVAERFGRAAREAATYNLDRRPVVLSLFGDLAEVA
- the tmk gene encoding dTMP kinase, whose product is MIVPRFEDPAEARGAFITFEGGEGAGKSTQVARLAATLRARSGRGVCVTREPGGSPRAEEIRAALLDGVAKPYGPFAEALLFSAARIDHLDRLIRPALERGETVLCDRFIDSTRAYQGAAGGLEPGLIAALERVVVCPTRPVLTLILDLAPEAGLARAAARGAGQGGGNGTGEGADRFEAEALDFHVRLREAFLAIARAEPARCAVIDAARDPDSVEAAIRATVAARLPDLLPGEGSRGDAA
- a CDS encoding ArsR/SmtB family transcription factor — protein: MVQFLAARLDVSFAALSDATRRGVLERLGRGDASITELADTFQMTLTGMKKHVGILEEAGLVTTRKAGRVRTCRLGRSRLADETAWIEDYRKLWASRFDALDHIVEELKQRETADGCEPTE
- a CDS encoding SRPBCC family protein → MDASQPNEAAAGKAGTTVERISDRELVVTRIVDGPARIVFDAWTRPELFQRWWAPRSFGVSLISFEADIRTGGTYRLVMGHPSSDRPMAFVGRYIEVTPCSRLVWTNEEGGGDGAITTVTFEEIDGRTRVVVRDLYPSKDALDAAMASGSTSGWGEQFEQLDHLVAGLDAGG